One Sphingobacteruim zhuxiongii DNA window includes the following coding sequences:
- a CDS encoding gluconate 2-dehydrogenase subunit 3 family protein, with protein MMNRREALKRVAFIMGGTVIGANLFLEGCTRPASKDVATLFEAKTTDYLGELAEAILPKTSTPGAKEAGVGEFIPVMIRDCYDEKDQKSFLDGLNGVEDRAKKDFKKGFLELTPEEKLKFVNTYDKEAKEYQTNKKEEEPNHFFTMLKQLTLTGFFTSEVGMKKALRYVKIPGKYDGNYPYKKGDKAWAL; from the coding sequence ATGATGAATAGAAGAGAAGCGTTAAAGCGCGTAGCCTTTATCATGGGTGGTACTGTTATCGGTGCTAATCTATTTTTGGAGGGATGTACTCGTCCCGCATCGAAAGATGTAGCTACGTTATTTGAAGCGAAAACAACAGATTATTTAGGAGAATTGGCAGAAGCAATTCTTCCAAAAACTTCGACTCCTGGTGCTAAAGAAGCAGGAGTAGGCGAATTTATCCCAGTGATGATCCGTGATTGTTACGATGAGAAGGATCAGAAATCATTCTTAGATGGTTTAAATGGCGTTGAAGATCGTGCGAAAAAAGATTTCAAAAAGGGATTCTTAGAATTGACTCCTGAAGAGAAACTTAAATTCGTAAATACATACGATAAAGAAGCAAAGGAATATCAAACAAACAAAAAAGAAGAAGAACCGAATCATTTCTTTACCATGTTGAAGCAATTGACTTTGACAGGTTTCTTCACTTCAGAAGTTGGTATGAAAAAGGCCTTACGCTACGTTAAAATCCCTGGAAAATATGATGGAAACTATCCATATAAAAAGGGAGACAAAGCTTGGGCGTTATAG
- a CDS encoding acyl-[acyl-carrier-protein] thioesterase gives MNKMEEGIFEKEWKLNFTQCYPNGQLKYSELDNILQVSASEHADILGFGTKAILRTKQSWVLSRMLIEIEKLPIFEQTITVRTWIQDFSGSRSTRNFEVLFGQRRLVAATSLWAVFNIEARRAETLIASTDHVIPHPDRIMTSRTAERIDGNVAFNKIRDYQVVLSDLDIVNHANNVKYMDWCFDALDPKEVLSGKIKTVEMNFLRELSYGNQVAINEARIDDQNAIYSITRGERPHFLMQLTKKA, from the coding sequence ATGAATAAAATGGAAGAAGGTATCTTTGAAAAAGAATGGAAACTCAACTTCACACAATGTTATCCAAACGGACAGCTTAAATACAGTGAACTCGATAATATATTGCAAGTTTCCGCAAGCGAGCATGCTGATATCTTAGGTTTTGGCACCAAAGCCATTTTACGCACGAAACAATCTTGGGTACTCAGCCGAATGCTCATCGAAATAGAAAAGCTTCCGATTTTTGAACAGACGATTACCGTTAGAACATGGATTCAAGACTTCTCCGGATCGCGCTCAACACGTAATTTCGAAGTGCTTTTTGGACAACGTAGACTTGTTGCTGCAACGAGCTTATGGGCAGTCTTCAACATTGAGGCACGACGTGCTGAAACGCTAATCGCGAGTACAGATCATGTCATTCCCCATCCCGATCGTATCATGACTTCAAGAACTGCTGAACGAATCGATGGGAATGTTGCTTTTAACAAAATTAGAGATTATCAGGTTGTCTTATCCGATTTGGATATTGTCAATCATGCGAACAATGTTAAATATATGGACTGGTGCTTCGATGCATTAGATCCGAAAGAAGTATTATCCGGCAAAATTAAAACCGTCGAGATGAACTTTCTAAGGGAATTGTCTTATGGGAATCAAGTCGCGATTAACGAAGCCAGAATCGATGATCAAAATGCGATTTATAGCATTACTCGAGGAGAGCGACCGCACTTCTTGATGCAACTAACAAAAAAAGCATAA
- a CDS encoding alpha/beta hydrolase family protein: MKQPIFTLVFVLLSMLTAKAQITGDWKGTLEVQGTKMDLIFHISQDGEAYKATLDIPAQGASGLAMTETKFENNKLTVAMAQAGFSYEGELKGELVEGVFKQGGAEFPLKLSKTKVSKPGDTTLVSSRAELDQLIALDKGDFKYEVKDYFAKPNSSQFALSPNGKYISYREKDANNKRHVMIKEVATGKVVRAIEEKNELIRGIGWVNDERLVYVMDQGGNENYHLYAVNIDGTNNIDLTPFPDVQAGILNMLKEQKDFIIIQMNKDNKQVFEPYKVNIHTGAMEKLFTNTDPENAVVGYDFDKEGNLRGYSKMFNGINTQYYYKVKGKTDFELFGTGKWDDSFSILSFNYASKNPDEAYVLTNLDSDKARIILYDFATKKIVKEIYSNKDYDATILALSRKRNWEIDYVGFEGERVEIKPVSKTFKKLYDKFSKEFPGYEYSIVGKTDNEDQYLVMVQSDKLYGRYYHLDAKSGKTTLLYDLMPQLKEADMAEMRPITFKSRDGLTIHGYITLPKEALNGKKVPLIVNPHGGPQGVRDSWGFNPETQLFASRGYATLQVNFRISGGYGKEFLRAGFNQVGRKAMDDVEDGIQYVVDQGWADKNNVAIYGASHGGYAVLRGLTKTPDLYKAGVDYVGVSNIFTLLNSIPEYWKPYKEMLYQIWYNPDKEDEAAIAKEVSPLFHVDKIKTPLFVVQGANDPRVKIAEADQIVKALRAKGVDVPYMVKYDEGHGFHKEENQIEFYKAMMGFFRKTLN; the protein is encoded by the coding sequence ATGAAACAACCGATTTTTACCCTGGTATTTGTACTTTTGAGCATGTTAACAGCCAAAGCGCAAATTACTGGCGATTGGAAAGGAACCTTAGAAGTTCAAGGAACCAAGATGGACCTAATTTTCCATATCAGCCAAGACGGAGAAGCTTACAAAGCAACTTTAGACATTCCTGCACAAGGCGCTTCTGGCCTTGCAATGACGGAGACAAAATTTGAAAATAACAAACTTACTGTTGCTATGGCGCAGGCAGGTTTCTCTTATGAAGGTGAGCTGAAAGGCGAACTCGTAGAAGGTGTTTTCAAACAAGGCGGAGCAGAATTCCCATTAAAACTAAGCAAGACAAAAGTTTCTAAACCTGGAGACACGACTTTGGTTTCTTCAAGAGCCGAATTAGATCAGTTAATCGCTTTAGACAAGGGAGATTTCAAATACGAAGTGAAAGATTATTTTGCAAAACCTAATTCTTCACAATTTGCATTATCTCCAAATGGTAAATATATCTCTTACCGTGAAAAAGATGCGAATAATAAGCGTCATGTGATGATTAAGGAAGTCGCTACAGGAAAGGTAGTTCGTGCAATCGAAGAGAAGAATGAACTTATTCGTGGTATCGGCTGGGTAAATGATGAACGTTTGGTTTATGTAATGGATCAAGGTGGTAACGAAAATTATCACTTATATGCCGTTAACATTGATGGAACGAACAATATCGATTTAACTCCGTTTCCTGATGTACAAGCGGGTATTTTAAATATGTTGAAAGAGCAAAAAGACTTTATCATTATTCAAATGAATAAAGATAATAAACAAGTTTTCGAGCCTTATAAAGTGAATATTCATACAGGTGCTATGGAGAAATTGTTCACAAATACCGATCCTGAGAATGCTGTCGTTGGTTATGATTTTGATAAAGAAGGTAACTTAAGAGGTTACTCGAAAATGTTCAACGGAATAAATACACAATACTACTATAAAGTAAAAGGAAAGACTGATTTTGAACTGTTTGGAACAGGGAAATGGGATGATAGCTTCTCGATTCTTTCGTTCAACTACGCCTCTAAAAATCCGGATGAAGCTTACGTCTTGACGAACTTGGATTCAGATAAAGCGCGTATCATTCTTTATGATTTTGCGACGAAGAAAATTGTTAAGGAAATTTACTCCAACAAAGATTATGATGCAACAATTCTAGCCTTATCACGTAAACGTAACTGGGAAATCGATTATGTTGGTTTCGAGGGTGAGCGTGTAGAAATTAAACCCGTAAGTAAAACTTTCAAAAAACTATACGATAAATTTAGTAAGGAATTCCCGGGCTATGAGTATTCGATCGTTGGTAAAACGGATAACGAAGATCAGTATCTCGTGATGGTACAAAGCGATAAGTTGTACGGTCGTTATTATCATTTAGATGCGAAATCAGGGAAGACAACATTGTTGTACGATTTGATGCCGCAATTGAAAGAAGCGGATATGGCAGAGATGCGTCCGATAACTTTTAAATCACGTGATGGATTGACAATTCATGGATACATTACTTTACCGAAAGAGGCATTAAATGGCAAAAAAGTGCCATTGATTGTAAATCCACATGGAGGTCCTCAAGGTGTACGCGATAGCTGGGGATTTAATCCAGAGACGCAGTTATTCGCAAGTCGCGGATACGCAACCTTACAAGTAAATTTCCGTATTTCTGGAGGTTATGGTAAAGAGTTTTTACGCGCCGGATTTAATCAGGTTGGTCGTAAAGCTATGGATGACGTAGAAGACGGTATACAGTATGTGGTTGATCAAGGATGGGCAGATAAAAATAATGTGGCAATCTATGGAGCTAGTCATGGTGGATATGCGGTGTTAAGAGGCTTGACGAAAACCCCTGATTTGTATAAAGCAGGTGTTGATTATGTTGGAGTTTCAAACATCTTTACGTTATTAAATTCAATTCCAGAATACTGGAAACCTTATAAAGAAATGCTTTATCAAATTTGGTACAACCCAGATAAAGAAGATGAGGCAGCTATTGCAAAAGAAGTATCACCATTATTTCATGTTGATAAAATTAAAACGCCTTTATTCGTAGTACAAGGGGCAAATGATCCGCGTGTTAAAATTGCCGAAGCGGACCAAATTGTAAAAGCGTTACGTGCAAAAGGTGTTGATGTTCCTTATATGGTAAAATATGATGAGGGACATGGTTTCCATAAAGAAGAAAACCAAATCGAATTTTATAAAGCGATGATGGGATTCTTCCGTAAAACTTTAAATTAA
- a CDS encoding NAD(P)H-hydrate dehydratase: protein MKILNPKQLKLVDEETVITQHISSWDLMERASSVFVEQLLVDFPKLLSSPVFVVCGKGNNGGDGLAIARILKARAGQIEVFLLKSERYSQDNVINQEKLGLANIHFFTLSDQIDFANDAVIIDCLFGYGLETALSAEWQNIIGQINGGDCLRISVDMPSGLSCETHIAKGSPIIHADIVYTFQVPKLNLLLPEYAPYVEKFSVLDIGLDNEIIQEQESSNEYVKEDLLMPLMPKRKKFSHKGTYGHALVIGGSYGKLGAVLLAAKAALRSGCGLISAGIPNCGHNVLQTAFPEAMLFTDDSDRELRKFDFPTNLSAIGIGVGMGTEEQTFQGFSSYLQSLPKNAKLVLDADALNILALHQNLLTYLPADTICSPHPKELSRLIGAWESDYEKLSKAKAFAAKHQIYLIVKGANSVLLCPDGALFFNSTGNPGMATGGSGDVLTGILTSLRAQGYHAKEAAILGMYIHGLAGDLASAKIGEASLIASDIIQYLPAAFNQLVGRS, encoded by the coding sequence ATGAAAATCCTTAACCCAAAGCAATTAAAATTAGTCGACGAAGAAACTGTGATTACTCAGCATATAAGCTCATGGGACTTGATGGAGCGTGCCTCTTCGGTATTTGTTGAGCAACTATTAGTTGATTTTCCGAAGCTGCTTTCTAGCCCTGTTTTCGTCGTTTGTGGCAAAGGAAATAATGGGGGTGACGGATTAGCAATCGCCCGGATCTTGAAGGCCAGAGCTGGACAGATAGAGGTCTTTTTGCTAAAATCGGAGCGATACAGTCAGGATAATGTGATTAATCAAGAAAAGTTAGGGCTGGCGAATATTCATTTCTTTACATTGAGCGATCAGATTGACTTTGCTAACGATGCAGTAATTATCGATTGTCTCTTTGGTTATGGCCTAGAAACAGCTTTAAGCGCAGAGTGGCAAAATATCATAGGGCAGATTAATGGGGGTGACTGCCTTCGAATTTCGGTCGATATGCCATCTGGACTTTCCTGCGAGACACATATTGCCAAGGGATCACCAATTATACATGCTGATATCGTTTATACTTTTCAAGTTCCCAAATTAAACTTATTGTTGCCCGAATATGCTCCTTACGTGGAGAAATTTAGTGTATTGGATATTGGTTTGGATAACGAGATCATACAAGAACAGGAGAGTAGCAACGAATATGTAAAGGAAGATCTGTTGATGCCCTTAATGCCGAAACGTAAGAAGTTTTCACACAAAGGAACTTATGGGCATGCGCTGGTTATAGGGGGGAGTTATGGCAAGCTAGGGGCGGTATTACTTGCTGCAAAAGCAGCTCTACGTTCGGGTTGTGGATTGATTTCAGCAGGCATTCCAAATTGTGGTCATAACGTTTTACAAACTGCATTTCCAGAAGCTATGTTATTTACCGACGATTCAGATCGGGAGCTTCGTAAATTCGATTTTCCAACGAATCTTTCTGCTATCGGAATTGGTGTCGGTATGGGTACTGAAGAGCAAACGTTTCAAGGCTTTTCTAGCTATCTTCAATCGCTTCCTAAAAATGCCAAATTGGTATTGGATGCCGATGCTCTGAATATACTTGCACTGCATCAAAATTTATTAACTTATTTGCCTGCCGATACGATCTGTTCTCCGCATCCGAAAGAATTGAGCCGACTGATAGGTGCATGGGAGAGTGATTATGAGAAACTTTCAAAAGCAAAAGCATTCGCCGCGAAGCATCAAATTTATTTGATAGTGAAAGGCGCAAATTCAGTGTTATTGTGTCCTGATGGAGCTTTGTTTTTTAACTCAACAGGGAATCCTGGAATGGCTACTGGAGGATCTGGCGATGTATTGACAGGAATTTTGACCAGCTTGCGCGCACAAGGATATCATGCTAAAGAAGCGGCCATACTTGGAATGTATATTCATGGATTAGCAGGAGATTTAGCATCTGCTAAAATTGGAGAGGCGAGTTTAATTGCTTCAGATATTATTCAGTACCTACCAGCTGCGTTTAATCAATTGGTAGGCAGATCATAG
- the rnhA gene encoding ribonuclease HI yields the protein MIELYTDGASSGNPGPGGYGTILRTIYTGTNPAYQGKLIEKEFSGGFRKTTNNRMELLAVIIGLEALKSINQQVTIFSDSKYVIDAIDKKWVFGWIQKGFQGKKNKDLWMRLMSLHKLHKVKLVWVKGHAGHPLNERCDQLAVKASKDKANWKIDSVFEVEMQKGMDI from the coding sequence ATGATTGAACTTTATACTGATGGTGCATCGAGCGGAAACCCAGGGCCTGGAGGCTATGGAACAATACTACGAACCATCTATACCGGAACAAATCCTGCATATCAAGGCAAACTAATTGAAAAAGAGTTTTCAGGAGGTTTTCGTAAAACAACCAATAATAGAATGGAATTGCTCGCGGTGATTATTGGTCTAGAAGCGTTGAAAAGCATCAATCAGCAGGTCACAATCTTTTCTGATTCCAAATATGTAATTGACGCGATCGATAAGAAGTGGGTATTCGGTTGGATTCAAAAAGGCTTCCAAGGTAAGAAAAACAAAGATCTATGGATGCGACTTATGTCGCTACATAAGCTCCATAAAGTCAAACTTGTTTGGGTGAAAGGACATGCCGGACATCCTTTGAATGAGCGATGTGATCAACTAGCTGTAAAAGCTTCAAAAGATAAAGCCAATTGGAAAATAGACTCCGTCTTTGAAGTAGAAATGCAAAAAGGAATGGATATCTAA
- a CDS encoding FUSC family protein codes for MKGDSVTKQIVRKLVTSPLLIYTLRCLLGFLIGYLLYNKYREFEIFWALLSIILVISPEEKDSKRLSIERFKSNCIGSSVAMICVWVLPQSVYSIAAGIILTIICCRVFNIMNMARVAIVALLIIMIEPHHTQIAYTPIYRAVSTGLGCIIGLVIVIITSGLKHYLIDKYLADSEAPNSGN; via the coding sequence ATGAAAGGCGACAGCGTTACAAAGCAAATTGTTCGAAAATTAGTTACATCTCCTCTATTAATCTATACACTCCGTTGCCTATTAGGATTCCTGATTGGCTATTTACTCTATAATAAATACAGGGAGTTTGAGATTTTTTGGGCCTTGCTCTCGATTATTCTAGTTATTTCTCCCGAAGAGAAAGATTCCAAGCGACTATCAATAGAGCGCTTCAAATCAAACTGTATCGGGTCTAGTGTAGCGATGATTTGTGTCTGGGTATTACCACAATCTGTCTATTCAATTGCCGCAGGGATAATACTCACGATTATCTGTTGTCGCGTATTCAATATCATGAATATGGCGCGAGTGGCTATCGTCGCATTACTAATAATAATGATTGAACCACATCATACTCAAATTGCCTATACACCGATTTATCGTGCGGTATCTACAGGGCTTGGTTGTATCATCGGTTTGGTTATAGTTATTATCACCTCAGGACTAAAGCATTACTTGATCGATAAATACTTAGCCGACTCGGAGGCTCCGAATTCGGGAAATTAG
- the lon gene encoding endopeptidase La: MSKFNAFNFEQTLPIINEETEFFPLLTQQDEDEMRDAEIPEVLPILPLRNTVLFPGVVIPITVGRDKSIKLVKDAYKGNRTIGVVSQKDMIVEDPTFEQLHKVGTVAHIIKILQMPDGNTTVIIQGKQRFKLVELVQSEPYMTAKVDKFPEEKPKTNSKEFKALISSVKELALQIIQLSPNLPSEAGIAIKNIESPTFLVNFIASNLSLELEDKQDLLETKDFVKRAKQLLEYLTTEIQMLELKNQIQNKVRVDLDKQQRDYFLSQQLKTIQEELGGNTPDLELEELKKRSKSKKWPEDVAKHFNKETEKLARINPAAADYSVQLNYLELLLDLPWAEYTKDNFDLRRAEKILDKDHYGLEKVKQRIIEYLAVLKLKNDMKAPILCLVGPPGVGKTSLGKSIARALGRKYTRMALGGIRDEAEIRGHRKTYIGAMPGRIIQSLKKAGASNPVFVLDEIDKIGSDFKGDPSSALLEVLDPEQNTNFYDHYVEMEYDLSKVMFIATANSLSGIQPALLDRMEIIEVNGYTIEEKIEIAKKHLLPKQREMHGIQAKDISLKPKMIEKIIEEYTRESGVRGLEKKIGSVVRGVATRIVMEKPYEPNLGVSDIEEILGAPIFDKDLYENNDIAGVVTGLAWTSVGGDILFIESSLSPGKGKLSLTGNLGDVMKESAAIAMAYLRSHAEDFGIDYTVFDQWDVNIHVPAGATPKDGPSAGITMLTALASLFTQRKVKEKLAMTGEITLRGKVLPVGGIKEKILAAKRANIKEIILCKSNQKDILEIKEDYVKDLKFHYVTDMKEVVKLALLDSKVKNAKKLVREVTK, translated from the coding sequence ATGAGTAAATTCAACGCATTCAACTTTGAACAAACATTACCTATCATAAACGAGGAAACAGAATTCTTCCCACTGTTAACCCAACAAGATGAAGACGAAATGCGCGATGCGGAGATTCCTGAGGTATTACCGATTCTCCCTTTACGCAATACCGTATTATTTCCTGGTGTTGTAATTCCAATTACTGTTGGTAGAGATAAGTCGATCAAGTTGGTTAAAGATGCCTATAAAGGAAATCGAACCATTGGTGTCGTATCCCAAAAAGATATGATTGTCGAGGACCCTACTTTCGAACAACTACATAAAGTCGGAACGGTAGCCCACATTATCAAAATTCTTCAAATGCCTGATGGAAATACGACAGTTATTATTCAAGGCAAACAACGTTTTAAATTGGTGGAACTGGTTCAGTCGGAGCCTTATATGACTGCGAAGGTCGATAAGTTCCCTGAAGAGAAACCAAAAACAAATAGCAAGGAGTTTAAAGCGTTAATTTCTTCAGTGAAGGAACTAGCATTGCAGATTATACAATTGTCTCCAAATTTACCTAGCGAGGCTGGAATTGCTATTAAAAACATCGAAAGCCCTACATTCCTTGTCAATTTTATTGCATCCAATCTTTCGCTTGAATTAGAAGATAAACAAGACCTATTGGAAACAAAGGACTTTGTTAAGCGCGCAAAACAATTGTTGGAATATCTGACGACTGAAATTCAAATGTTGGAATTGAAAAATCAGATTCAAAATAAAGTTCGTGTCGATCTAGATAAGCAACAACGCGATTACTTCTTGAGCCAGCAACTAAAAACAATTCAAGAAGAATTGGGTGGTAATACCCCTGATTTGGAGCTTGAAGAGTTAAAGAAACGTTCGAAAAGCAAAAAATGGCCAGAGGATGTTGCAAAGCATTTTAATAAAGAGACAGAGAAATTAGCGCGTATAAATCCTGCTGCGGCAGATTATTCAGTGCAATTGAACTATTTAGAATTGTTGTTAGACTTACCTTGGGCAGAATATACCAAGGATAACTTCGACTTACGACGTGCTGAAAAAATATTAGACAAAGATCATTACGGATTAGAAAAGGTAAAACAACGTATCATCGAATATTTAGCGGTATTAAAGTTAAAGAATGATATGAAAGCACCTATTCTATGTCTTGTTGGCCCTCCAGGAGTAGGTAAGACATCCTTAGGAAAATCTATCGCTCGTGCGTTGGGCAGAAAATATACGCGTATGGCTTTAGGTGGTATTCGCGATGAAGCCGAAATACGTGGACACCGTAAAACATATATAGGTGCCATGCCTGGTCGAATCATTCAATCTTTAAAAAAGGCAGGTGCTTCGAATCCTGTATTCGTATTGGATGAAATCGATAAGATTGGTTCTGATTTCAAAGGAGACCCATCTTCAGCTTTATTAGAAGTATTAGATCCAGAACAAAACACCAATTTCTACGATCATTATGTAGAAATGGAGTATGATCTATCCAAAGTGATGTTTATAGCGACAGCAAACTCGCTAAGCGGTATTCAGCCTGCTTTATTAGACCGTATGGAGATTATAGAGGTCAATGGATATACCATCGAGGAGAAAATTGAGATTGCTAAAAAGCACTTGTTACCGAAACAACGTGAAATGCATGGGATACAAGCCAAAGACATTAGCTTGAAACCAAAGATGATCGAAAAGATTATTGAAGAATATACACGCGAATCTGGTGTCCGTGGATTAGAGAAAAAGATTGGTTCTGTTGTTCGCGGTGTTGCCACCCGGATAGTAATGGAAAAACCGTATGAACCAAACCTTGGTGTTTCGGATATTGAAGAAATATTAGGCGCACCAATCTTTGATAAAGATTTATATGAAAACAATGATATCGCTGGTGTTGTGACAGGCTTAGCTTGGACTTCTGTAGGCGGTGATATTTTATTTATTGAATCAAGCTTAAGTCCGGGGAAAGGAAAATTAAGTCTCACAGGAAATTTAGGTGATGTTATGAAAGAATCTGCGGCTATTGCCATGGCATACCTTCGTTCGCATGCCGAAGACTTTGGGATTGACTACACTGTTTTCGATCAGTGGGATGTCAACATCCATGTTCCTGCGGGTGCAACACCTAAAGACGGTCCTTCTGCAGGGATTACTATGTTGACTGCCTTAGCGTCGCTATTTACCCAACGTAAAGTTAAAGAAAAATTAGCCATGACCGGAGAAATTACGCTTCGTGGAAAAGTACTTCCTGTTGGAGGTATTAAAGAAAAAATTCTTGCGGCAAAACGAGCTAATATCAAAGAGATTATCCTTTGCAAGTCGAATCAAAAAGACATTTTGGAAATAAAAGAAGACTACGTAAAAGATTTAAAATTCCACTATGTGACCGACATGAAAGAAGTAGTAAAACTCGCTTTATTAGATAGTAAAGTGAAAAACGCAAAAAAACTTGTACGTGAAGTAACGAAATAA
- a CDS encoding tetratricopeptide repeat protein, with translation MNINKINTQMKSLKIGLATVALALSTVAVQAQEKQHSDPNVRAGEKALLDGDFKTAAAQFEKALPTSGTDPDVVYLLGYSQFQNGEYKKSIGSFNKVIGLDAKNVHAYYYKAKANNNIAVNREVKLKESEREALLQSAIADYTKAIAINANDAKLYQNRAIAYRDLGILTGTKSSSNYNKTSATEAYNKAVADYEKVLSYDASRKDIQTEVKKAKVYRDNLK, from the coding sequence ATGAATATTAATAAAATCAATACACAGATGAAGTCTTTAAAAATTGGATTAGCAACGGTAGCATTAGCATTGAGTACAGTAGCTGTACAAGCGCAAGAGAAGCAACATAGTGACCCAAATGTACGTGCTGGGGAGAAAGCATTATTGGATGGAGATTTTAAAACTGCTGCAGCGCAATTTGAAAAAGCACTTCCGACTTCAGGGACAGATCCTGATGTGGTTTATTTATTAGGATATTCACAATTTCAGAACGGTGAATACAAGAAATCGATCGGGTCATTCAATAAAGTAATCGGATTGGATGCAAAGAACGTTCATGCTTATTATTATAAAGCAAAAGCAAACAATAATATCGCTGTAAACCGTGAGGTAAAATTGAAAGAGTCCGAGCGCGAAGCATTATTGCAATCGGCTATTGCTGACTATACAAAAGCAATTGCTATTAACGCAAATGATGCTAAATTATATCAAAATCGTGCCATCGCTTACCGTGATCTAGGAATCTTAACAGGTACTAAATCATCATCAAATTACAATAAAACGTCAGCAACAGAAGCTTACAACAAAGCGGTTGCAGATTACGAAAAAGTTTTAAGCTATGACGCTTCGCGTAAGGATATCCAAACGGAAGTTAAAAAAGCGAAAGTTTATCGTGACAATTTGAAATAG
- a CDS encoding helix-turn-helix domain-containing protein has translation MNVVRVKNMVCPRCIMAVEQIMHKLDLSYSQVQIGQINTNRLFEDSELKDLEQELQAIGFEILHDRKTQLVEQIKIALLELVNQTDGNSLKTSQYLIDRFSYEYSYLSTIFSEIQGESIEKYLIKLRIEKVKELLQYDVSLAEIAHKLQYSSVAHLSAQFKKITGSTPSKFKSDAKY, from the coding sequence ATGAACGTTGTACGTGTTAAGAATATGGTTTGCCCACGATGCATAATGGCTGTAGAGCAGATTATGCACAAACTCGATTTGTCCTATTCGCAGGTACAAATTGGACAAATCAATACTAATCGATTGTTTGAAGATTCAGAACTTAAAGATCTTGAGCAGGAACTTCAAGCGATCGGCTTTGAAATCTTGCATGACCGAAAAACGCAATTGGTCGAACAGATAAAGATTGCACTCTTAGAATTAGTCAATCAGACAGATGGAAACAGCTTGAAGACCTCGCAATATTTGATCGATCGTTTTAGTTATGAGTACAGCTATCTAAGCACCATATTCTCCGAAATACAGGGTGAGAGTATCGAGAAATACCTAATCAAACTGCGTATTGAAAAAGTGAAAGAGTTATTACAATACGATGTCTCGCTGGCAGAAATCGCTCATAAATTACAATACAGCAGTGTTGCACATCTAAGCGCACAATTTAAAAAAATAACTGGATCCACCCCTTCTAAGTTTAAGTCGGATGCCAAGTATTAG